A single region of the Lycium barbarum isolate Lr01 chromosome 2, ASM1917538v2, whole genome shotgun sequence genome encodes:
- the LOC132628394 gene encoding G-type lectin S-receptor-like serine/threonine-protein kinase LECRK2, whose amino-acid sequence MACSTTYPMLFVLLIFPLHIFAQTKFTIPLGSSLTANQETTPWLSQSGDFAFGFKQIQPQNQFFLCIYYAKIKDTTIIWYANDGYPVPRGSIAELNPQNGLILRDPQGKMIWSTSPIIASNVAYAVMNNTGNFVLVGSESSVLWESFRYPTDTLLPTQILEIDDKLVSRKSESLSVPGRFYLRMLSNGNLVLVTQSRPTNFDYDAGYYNSHTSDPGDEANSGYRLIFDELGSVYILKRNNHRLLLTPPNVPSISENYHRLSLDFDGVLTHYYHPKSTTSTGNERWSTLWSLPDNICLAILGETGSGVCGYNNVCHLGENQRPYCVCPKGYSLTDPNNKYGNCKPKFIPSCDEFGKGNPEDLYDFDVVTDVDWPLSDFERIYPSAEEECRKACLEDCFCAVAIYRSNSCWKKKLPLSNGRVDATLNVKAFLKIRKVST is encoded by the coding sequence ATGGCTTGCTCCACAACATATCCTATGCTTTTTGTTCTTCTCATCTTTCCCCTGCATATTTTTGCACAAACTAAGTTTACTATACCATTGGGCAGCTCTCTCACAGCAAATCAAGAAACTACCCCTTGGCTTTCTCAGTCTGGAGATTTCGCATTCGGATTCAAGCAAATTCAACCTCAAAACCAGTTCTTTCTTTGCATATACTATGCCAAGATAAAAGACACCACCATAATCTGGTATGCAAATGATGGTTATCCAGTTCCGCGAGGCTCTATCGCGGAATTAAATCCACAAAATGGACTAATTCTCCGCGATCCTCAAGGGAAAATGATTTGGAGCACTAGTCCGATTATAGCTAGTAATGTTGCTTATGCTGTCATGAATAATACAGGAAACTTTGTTCTTGTTGGAAGTGAATCTTCAGTTTTATGGGAAAGTTTTCGATATCCAACTGATACCCTTCTGCCTACTCAAATACTAGAGATTGACGACAAGCTGGTTTCTCGAAAATCGGAGTCTTTGTCTGTTCCAGGTAGATTTTATCTTCGTATGTTGAGTAATGGGAATTTGGTGCTTGTTACTCAATCCAGGCCAACAAATTTCGATTATGATGCTGGGTATTACAACAGTCATACTTCTGATCCTGGAGACGAAGCCAATTCTGGTTATCGATTGATATTCGATGAGTTAGGTTCAGTTTACATATTAAAAAGAAACAATCACAGACTTTTGTTGACACCTCCCAATGTCCCTTCAATTTCAGAAAATTATCACAGGCTAAGTCTTGATTTTGATGGTGTTTTAACTCATTACTATCATCCCAAGAGTACTACCTCTACGGGGAACGAAAGGTGGAGTACTCTTTGGTCTTTGCCTGATAATATATGTCTAGCAATTCTTGGAGAAACTGGAAGTGGAGTTTGTGGGTACAACAATGTGTGCCACCTAGGCGAAAATCAAAGACCATATTGTGTGTGTCCAAAAGGGTATTCGTTGACCGATCCCAACAATAAGTACGGGAACTGTAAACCAAAATTTATTCCAAGTTGTGATGAATTTGGAAAGGGCAATCCTGAAGATTTGTATGATTTTGATGTGGTGACGGACGTTGATTGGCCATTATCAGATTTCGAGAGGATTTATCCTTCGGCAGAAGAAGAATGCAGGAAGGCGTGTTTAGAAGATTGTTTTTGTGCAGTTGCTATTTATAGAAGCAATAGTTGCTGGAAGAAGAAACTGCCATTGTCAAATGGGAGAGTAGATGCCACTTTGAATGTAAAAGCTTTCCTTAAAATAAGGAAAGTTTCAACATAA
- the LOC132626265 gene encoding homeobox-leucine zipper protein HOX32-like produces the protein MKVELSFPSTPDVSAEAKNLISQDSPSAARNLDLDSTLEARTSGTRPAGEVEGSNYNHHSILTIAFQFAFENHY, from the exons ATGAAGGTAGAACTCAGCTTCCCTTCAACACCTGATGTATCTGCTGAAGCTAAGAATCTCATTAGCCAG GATTCTCCCAGTGCAGCTCGGAATTTGGATTTAGATTCAACTCTTGAGGCTAGAACTAGTGGGACACGACCCGCTGGTGAAGTTGAAGGAAGCAATTACAATCATCATTCAATCTTGACAATTGCATTCCAGTTTGCTTTTGAGAATCACTATTGA